CAGACCACGATGGACAGCGAGTGGGACTTGGACCTACTCAAGATCGAACTGGACTGGCTGAAGGATGTGGAAGGCATCGACCTTTCGCTCACCGGCTTTACCGATGCCTCGCTGGAAAGTGCGCTGACCGCGTTCATCGCGGATGACAAAGAGCAGAACAGCAAGCGCGCGAACTACTCGCGCAAAATCAAGGTGCCGACCTACGAGCCGAGCGATGTTGCTCCGGCACTGGGGGAACTATTCAATCGACAGAAGTCGGATGAGCTGCTGGCCGAGATTGAGGCCAGCGATGCGCCGGATGACGTAAAGCAGTTCCTGCGGTTTGCCGCCGAGCGGCACACCGAGTTCAACTATGCCAAGGTCGCAGACTTCTACGCCGCGGCTGATGCTCCGATCCAGCGGCTCATGGAGAACTCGGCGCTGGTGATCATTGACTTCGATCGAGCCATTGAGAACGGCTTCGTAAAGATGACTAAGGCGTTCACCGAAATGACGGGTGAGCGGTTCGATCCGGAGGCCGAAGATGCGGGATGACTTCTGCGCCTTCATCCTCTCGAACAGGCGCGCCAATACCGTTCTGACGTACCGTGCGGTTCGTCGCTGCGGGTATAGGGGGAAAGTCTTTGTCGTGATCGACGACGAGGATCCGACCGCCGACGACTACTTCGCCAAATTTGGTGACGACGTGCTGGTGTTCCCCAAGTCGGAGATCGAAAAGACCTTCGACCTGGCAGACAACTTCACGAACCAGAAGGGCAGCATCATCCACGCCAGAAACGCCTGCTTCCACCTCGCGAGGGAGCAGGGCTATCGCTACTTCATCGAGCTCGACGACGACTACAACGGTTTCTGGACGCGGTTCGACGCGAACCATTACCACGGCTCGTGGAGGATACCGGACCTTGATCTGGTCTGGAGCGAGATGGTCGAGTTCCTAGAGACCACGCCAGCGATCTGCGTCGCCATGGGGCAGGGTGGCGACTACGTCGGAGGTGCCGAAGGCACGCTGATGAAGTCCATCATGTCGAAGCGGAAGGCGATGAACACGCTGATCTGTGACGTCGAGAAGCCGTTCACCTTTGTGGGCCGGATCAATGAGGACGTGAACACATACGTTCGGGCTGGCATCAAGGGGGAACTGATGCTGTCTGTTCTCAACGTGCATGTCACCCAGCGCCAGACACAGGCTGCGTCAGGCGGGATGACTGAAATCTATCAAGATGGGGGAACGTACATCAAATCGTTCTACACGGTGATGATGTGTCCGTCCTGCGTCAAAATCTCTGACTTCGGTAGTGCCCAGCGTCGGATTCACCATCTGATCGACTGGGAAAAAGCAGCGGTGAAGATCGTATCCGATCAACACCGCAAGCCTGATTAGAGGAGGGGTGGGGGCCGCTTATGCGGCCTCCACTGCGATGAAGTTGTTGCGGCGATCCCAAGCGATGTTCGACTTGGCGTCCTGCTTGGTGAAGCCTTCCTTTTCGCAAGCTGCGATGAAGTCTCCGACCGACTTGTTCTCTTGATAGAGGGCGAAAATCTTGGCCGCCTTCGACCCTTCCTTTTTCGGATTCGGAATAACCGAGGTGATCACCATATCCTCGGTGATCCGGATGCGATCGGTTTTGCCTTCGGCCTTCGGCTTCGGTTCCTTCTTTGCCTTGGCGGGTTTCGCTTCCGGCTCCGGTATCACCTTCGCCAGATCGTCCAGCTTCGACTTGGACTTCTTCGCGACCTTCTTCGCGAATACGTCCACACCCTCGGCTGCGGCCTCGGTGTCTGCGACGACCTGCTCGCGAATTTCTTTAGCCTTCGGGTTGGCGCGAAGGCGGGCGAGGCCGGGGGATACCGTCTCTGCCTTTTCCTTCATGACGCGCTCCTCCATCGCTTCCTCTGCGCGGGCGGTGGCGACGATCTGGAGCGCGTCCTCCACGTTCGTGGCTGCCATGATCGCGTCGTAGACCTTGGCTTGGCGCTCGGCTTTGAAGTTCGCGTACACTGCTTTGCAAACGCGCATCTCAGCCATGTCCTTGGTGCGTGCGGGCTTGGCATCCGACTTGGTGATGTAGCCGGTTACTTCTGCGAGGTTCTTTACTGTGAGGGTGGTCATCTGCTTCTCCAATGTGACTGCAAGTTGTTCTGTCACAATTAGGAATAGAGTGACCTAACTGACGGATAAACAAAGAAAATTGGAAATTTTCCAATTCAGTTCAATGGCTCGTCAGAGCCATCGGTGACGATCTGTTGTTTCGTCACTCAGTGTTCCTAGTGAGTGGTTGCCAGTGTTTCGGTCGACCTCCGCGTATCGAGTAGCGAGGTTTTGGCCGTGGTAGCCGTAGCAGGACTCCCGAAATTTGACCCTGAAACGTGGGATTTTATGAGCAACGAGCAACTGATTCCAGTCGAGGTCGCGGCCAAGCTCCTCGAAATCAGCGCCGAGCGGCTGCGCCAGCTCAGGAAAGAGGGATACGTCGAGTTCCCCGAACGCGGCAAAACCACGCTGGTGTCTGCGGTGCGGGGATACATCCGGTTCCTCAAGGACGCCGCCGCGAAAGAGACGAAGACCTCGGCCAGCGCCAGAACGCAGGACGTTAAGACGAGGCTGCTCGAAATGCAGCTTCAGGAGAAAGAGCGCGAGCTGATCCCACAACAGGATGCACAGCTCGCGATGCAGCTGCTGGTCGGCAGCGTGAGTACCGTTATGGACACCCTGCCAGCGCGCATTACTCGCGACATGGAGCTGCGGGTGAAGGTTGAGGATGAAGTCCGTAAAGCGAAAGCCCAAATCTCCGAAGCTGTCGGCCGATTGTCAGGCGCTGTTGCAGATGGCAGCGACATTGATGAGGCCGGCTCCAAAGCTCGAACCTGACGAGTGGGGCGCTGCGAACCGGACCTATCCCCCGACCTCGGGCGTGCCTGGTCCGCGCGATCCGGGCCTCACCCCGTACATGACGCCCTTCTCGCGTGCTGTTGCCTCGCGCCTATATCCCCGAGTGGTCAACGTCACCGCCGCGCAGTCTGGCAAAACCGAGACCCTGCTCGATGTAATGGGGTCGCGCCTCGATCAGCAGCCCGTTCCCATCATCTACGTTGGACCGAGCCGCGACTTCGTAAAGGATATGTTCGAGCCGCGCGTGTCCGCGCTATTCGATGAAGCGCCTGACCTTGGAGCGAAGCTGCTGCGAGGGCAGGCCGACACCAAGTACGTCAAGATCGTCAGCGGCGTTAAGCTCCGTCTCGCCTATGCCGGTTCGACCACCTCCCTGAAATCGGACCCGTTCGGCCTCGGCCTGATCGACGAATACGACGAAATGAGCGCCAACGTGCGCGGGCAGGGCGATCCTCTCGGCCTGACCGAAGCGCGCGGCGACACCTACGCCGATACCGTCACGGCTGTCATTTCGACGCCATCGCAGGGCCGTGTTGATACTGAGGTCTGCCCAATCACGGGTCTGATCTACTGGACCAAATCCGACGAGGAGATGGTCAGCAGCCCGATCTGGCGCCTGTTCGATGGCGGCACGCGTCACCACTGGGCGTGGAAGTGCCCTCACTGTGAACGGCGCTTCATTCCGCGGTCGGACCTGCTCCAGATCGCAAAGGGAGCCACGCCGACACAGGCCAAGCGGGACGCCTTCCTGATCTGCGGCCACGAGGATTGCGGCGAGCCGATCCTCGAACACCACAAGACAGCGATGAATGCCACGGGCATCGCCATCGCACCGGGCCAGACCGTCGAAGAGGCTGAGCGCGGTGTGCATGTCGAGTCCGATACGTGGTCTATGTGGACCTCGGGCCTTTGCTCCCCGTTCAAGACATTCGGGGAACGAGCGCAGCGCCTCGTTCGGGCTCGCCTCAGCGGCGACCCGAACAAGGTCCAGACCGTAATGAACAGCCAATTTGGCGAGATCGCCATGCCGGTTGGTGACAGCCAAACACCCGCTTGGGAAGCGATCATGAAGCGCGTCTTGCCATATCGAGAGGGTGAATTTCCGGCCGAGGCGATCCGCCTGTTCGCTGCTGTCGACGTCCAGAAGCACTCGCTGCCGTTCGTCATTCGGGCCTTTGGCGAGAAGGGCAAATCGTGGCTGGTGCGGCACGGCGAGCTGTTCGGTCCTACCGACCAGCCTGAGGTCTGGGATGACCTATTCGCGCTGATGACTGGCGAGACCTACGGCGACGGCATGGCGGTGGAACACTGTTTCATCGACTCCGGCTTCCGACCAGACAAGCCAGACGGCGTGAACGTCCACGCGGTCTACGAGTTCTGCCGCCGGATGCCCTATCTGTTCACCCCGACCAAGGGTAAAGATGTGCAGTCCAAGCCCTTCACGATGTCGACGATCGACGTGAAGCCCGACGGCACGAAGCGCCTGTTTTCGATCCGCCTTGCTATCCTTCACACCGACTATTTCAAGTCGCTGGTGTTTGCTCGGATCGCGCTCGAACCGAACACGCCGGGGGCTTGGCACGTCCACTCCGATATTGATGAGGACTACTGCCGTCAGGTCACATCGGAGGAGCGTGCCGTCGTCGACGGTAAACCGAAATGGACCCGCCGCAGCCGCAACAACCACTTCCTCGACTGTGAGGCCATGGTCGAGGCTTGCGCCTTCTCGCGTGGCGTCAGCCGTCTGCCCTCTGGGCGACGTGAGGATGACTACGACGATGAGGAGGCGGCACCGCCACGCCCGCAGGGCGGGGCGTTGTCGGAGCGCGCCAGAGCGCGCGCCCCTGCTCACGAAACTGAACCAGATCCCGTTGAGGAGGAACGCCCTCGTCGGCGGGACCGAGGCTCGACCAAGGACCGCTTTGCGCAGCGGGGACGACGCCTCCGCCAATAAAGGACCACCCACATGGGCATCATTGACCGACTGGTCGGCAGCATCGCTGCTCCGGCCGTCAATAACGGCGTGTCTGCACCAAAGCCGCAGGCCGGTTACATGCGGAACAACCGTCACGTCGGCTTCCTGAACTGGCGTC
Above is a window of Marivivens aquimaris DNA encoding:
- a CDS encoding ParB/Srx family N-terminal domain-containing protein, whose translation is MTAKTGGVAVRLRDFRELQPYKNNARIHSAEGIEQLAAIMQDVGYTNPILVDGDLIVGGHKRLKAVTSIYASGGRLRLPDGTELPQDTVPTIDCSGWTEGQRRAYIIADNQTTMDSEWDLDLLKIELDWLKDVEGIDLSLTGFTDASLESALTAFIADDKEQNSKRANYSRKIKVPTYEPSDVAPALGELFNRQKSDELLAEIEASDAPDDVKQFLRFAAERHTEFNYAKVADFYAAADAPIQRLMENSALVIIDFDRAIENGFVKMTKAFTEMTGERFDPEAEDAG
- a CDS encoding GREB1-related protein; protein product: MRDDFCAFILSNRRANTVLTYRAVRRCGYRGKVFVVIDDEDPTADDYFAKFGDDVLVFPKSEIEKTFDLADNFTNQKGSIIHARNACFHLAREQGYRYFIELDDDYNGFWTRFDANHYHGSWRIPDLDLVWSEMVEFLETTPAICVAMGQGGDYVGGAEGTLMKSIMSKRKAMNTLICDVEKPFTFVGRINEDVNTYVRAGIKGELMLSVLNVHVTQRQTQAASGGMTEIYQDGGTYIKSFYTVMMCPSCVKISDFGSAQRRIHHLIDWEKAAVKIVSDQHRKPD
- a CDS encoding terminase gpA endonuclease subunit translates to MRPAPKLEPDEWGAANRTYPPTSGVPGPRDPGLTPYMTPFSRAVASRLYPRVVNVTAAQSGKTETLLDVMGSRLDQQPVPIIYVGPSRDFVKDMFEPRVSALFDEAPDLGAKLLRGQADTKYVKIVSGVKLRLAYAGSTTSLKSDPFGLGLIDEYDEMSANVRGQGDPLGLTEARGDTYADTVTAVISTPSQGRVDTEVCPITGLIYWTKSDEEMVSSPIWRLFDGGTRHHWAWKCPHCERRFIPRSDLLQIAKGATPTQAKRDAFLICGHEDCGEPILEHHKTAMNATGIAIAPGQTVEEAERGVHVESDTWSMWTSGLCSPFKTFGERAQRLVRARLSGDPNKVQTVMNSQFGEIAMPVGDSQTPAWEAIMKRVLPYREGEFPAEAIRLFAAVDVQKHSLPFVIRAFGEKGKSWLVRHGELFGPTDQPEVWDDLFALMTGETYGDGMAVEHCFIDSGFRPDKPDGVNVHAVYEFCRRMPYLFTPTKGKDVQSKPFTMSTIDVKPDGTKRLFSIRLAILHTDYFKSLVFARIALEPNTPGAWHVHSDIDEDYCRQVTSEERAVVDGKPKWTRRSRNNHFLDCEAMVEACAFSRGVSRLPSGRREDDYDDEEAAPPRPQGGALSERARARAPAHETEPDPVEEERPRRRDRGSTKDRFAQRGRRLRQ